The following proteins are co-located in the Halarcobacter sp. genome:
- a CDS encoding bile acid:sodium symporter family protein: MINKISSLFPLWAILFSIFTYLNPELVIGFKSWIIPLLILIMFCMGVTLKISDFKRVLKKPKIITLTVLLQFSIMPLVAFVISKFFNLSDELLVGMVLVGAVSGGTASNVIAYLAKADVALSITMTVVSTLLSILVTPYITLLYVGQTVPVPALDMLFSIFKLVFMPVLIGLIINQIFDKYIKEKHDFFALLSIISIVFIIGIIIGINQEKVSSLALSLMLAIALHNIIGLLGGFYITKLLGFDKKECKTVAIEVGMQNSGLAVVLAMKYFSALSALPGAIFSIWHNISGAILAGIWSKQEENKS, from the coding sequence ATGATTAATAAAATTTCATCTTTATTTCCCCTTTGGGCAATACTATTTTCAATCTTTACATATTTAAATCCCGAATTGGTAATTGGCTTTAAAAGTTGGATTATCCCACTTTTGATATTGATAATGTTTTGTATGGGTGTGACTTTAAAAATATCAGATTTTAAAAGGGTGTTAAAAAAACCAAAAATTATAACTTTAACAGTTTTATTACAATTTTCAATTATGCCTTTAGTTGCTTTTGTTATTTCGAAGTTTTTTAATTTGTCTGATGAATTATTAGTAGGAATGGTTTTAGTTGGAGCAGTTTCAGGTGGGACAGCATCAAATGTAATAGCCTATTTAGCTAAAGCTGATGTGGCTTTATCTATAACTATGACTGTAGTTTCAACTTTATTATCTATATTAGTTACTCCATATATTACACTTTTATATGTTGGTCAAACGGTTCCTGTCCCTGCATTAGATATGTTATTTAGCATATTTAAACTAGTATTTATGCCTGTTCTTATAGGTTTAATTATAAATCAAATTTTTGATAAATATATTAAAGAAAAACATGATTTCTTTGCCTTATTATCTATAATCTCTATAGTTTTTATAATAGGTATTATAATAGGGATAAATCAAGAAAAAGTCTCAAGTCTTGCACTATCTTTGATGTTAGCTATTGCACTACATAATATTATAGGTTTATTAGGTGGTTTTTATATAACCAAACTATTAGGTTTTGATAAAAAAGAGTGTAAAACAGTGGCAATAGAAGTTGGTATGCAAAACTCTGGTTTAGCTGTTGTCTTAGCTATGAAATATTTTTCTGCTTTGAGCGCGCTTCCAGGAGCCATATTTAGTATTTGGCATAATATTTCAGGGGCAATTCTTGCAGGTATTTGGTCAAAGCAAGAGGAAAATAAAAGTTAA
- the prpF gene encoding 2-methylaconitate cis-trans isomerase PrpF, protein MGYKPQFKVKATYMRGGTSKGTFFNIADLPEEAKQDPKKRDRLLQRIVGSPDLYKKQIDGMGGATSSTSKAILVGKSEVEGHDVDYYFCQVAIDKDFVDMSGNCGNLSSAVGPFAIKEGLVDNVPENGVCCVRIWQANIKKTILCYVTMEDGMVKEMGDYEIDGVAFPAEEIVLEFVEPVDPSEELFPTGNLVDDLEVEGVGTFKATMITAGIPTVFVNADEIGYKGTELQGDINSDTAALERFEKIRIAGALKMGVMKDASDAITQQHTPKIAFVSPAQDFTTSSGKEVKASEMDLHVRALSMQQLHHAMMGTASVAIGVAACIPGTLVNIAAGGGEKDSVTFGHPSGAIKVGATLSKNGDKYIVEKASMSRSARIIMDGNVHVPAGTMD, encoded by the coding sequence ATGGGTTATAAACCACAATTTAAAGTAAAAGCTACATATATGAGAGGTGGTACTTCTAAAGGAACATTTTTTAATATAGCTGATTTACCTGAAGAAGCAAAACAAGATCCAAAAAAAAGAGATAGATTACTTCAAAGAATCGTAGGATCTCCAGATTTATATAAAAAACAAATCGATGGTATGGGTGGAGCTACTTCATCTACTTCAAAAGCTATCCTAGTTGGGAAATCTGAGGTTGAAGGTCACGATGTAGATTACTATTTCTGCCAAGTTGCAATTGATAAAGACTTTGTTGATATGAGTGGAAACTGTGGAAACCTATCTTCAGCAGTTGGTCCTTTTGCAATCAAAGAAGGTTTAGTTGATAATGTTCCTGAAAATGGGGTTTGTTGTGTAAGAATTTGGCAAGCAAATATTAAAAAAACTATTCTATGTTATGTAACTATGGAAGATGGAATGGTTAAAGAGATGGGTGATTATGAAATTGATGGTGTTGCCTTTCCTGCTGAAGAGATTGTATTAGAATTTGTTGAGCCAGTTGATCCATCAGAAGAGTTATTTCCAACTGGTAATTTAGTAGATGACTTAGAAGTTGAAGGTGTTGGTACTTTTAAAGCTACTATGATTACTGCTGGTATTCCAACTGTATTTGTAAATGCAGATGAGATTGGATACAAAGGTACTGAACTTCAAGGTGATATAAATTCTGATACAGCTGCATTAGAAAGATTTGAAAAAATAAGAATTGCAGGAGCTCTTAAAATGGGTGTTATGAAGGATGCTTCCGATGCAATAACACAACAACATACTCCAAAAATCGCATTTGTATCTCCTGCTCAAGATTTTACTACATCATCTGGTAAAGAGGTAAAAGCGTCAGAGATGGATTTACATGTAAGAGCATTATCTATGCAACAATTACATCATGCTATGATGGGTACAGCTTCAGTTGCTATTGGAGTTGCAGCTTGTATTCCTGGAACTTTAGTAAATATTGCTGCTGGTGGTGGTGAAAAAGATTCTGTTACTTTTGGTCATCCAAGTGGAGCTATTAAAGTTGGAGCAACTTTATCTAAAAATGGTGATAAATATATTGTTGAAAAAGCTAGCATGAGTAGAAGTGCAAGAATTATTATGGATGGAAATGTACATGTTCCAGCTGGAACTATGGACTAA
- a CDS encoding hydrolase — MRINAKDCVFVQVDVQERLFPHIADNEELEKNLLILVKGLKLHEIPIIVNEQYKKGIGETIPSLKELTDDYPHFEKTTFSCCGNNDSLAAIKATGKNIVILAGIETHVCVLQTALDLLSEGLQPVLVTDCVNSRKAKDKDIAIQRLIQAGVIPTTYESLLFELTENAKHPVFKEISKLVK; from the coding sequence ATGAGAATTAATGCAAAAGATTGTGTTTTTGTTCAAGTTGATGTACAAGAAAGACTTTTCCCTCATATAGCTGATAATGAAGAATTAGAAAAAAATCTTCTTATTTTGGTAAAGGGTTTAAAACTTCATGAAATACCAATTATAGTAAATGAACAGTATAAAAAAGGTATAGGGGAGACAATCCCAAGTTTAAAAGAACTAACAGATGATTATCCACATTTTGAAAAAACAACATTCTCTTGTTGTGGAAATAATGATAGCTTAGCTGCAATAAAAGCTACAGGTAAAAATATCGTTATTTTAGCAGGAATTGAAACTCATGTTTGTGTATTACAAACAGCACTTGATTTATTATCTGAAGGTTTACAACCAGTTCTTGTTACTGATTGTGTAAATTCAAGAAAAGCAAAAGATAAAGATATTGCTATTCAAAGACTTATTCAAGCAGGAGTAATCCCAACTACTTACGAATCACTACTTTTTGAACTAACTGAAAATGCAAAGCATCCAGTATTTAAAGAGATATCTAAATTAGTAAAATAG
- a CDS encoding citrate/2-methylcitrate synthase, whose translation MSGLAGVIAGESAICTCGLGNGLNYRGYDIADLALKCDFEEVAYLLLEGELPNKAQLEEFTAKIVAGRDLPQNVKDVLKALPASSHPMDVMKTATSALGCVEPEQTDFSDQMDKILRLLGAFPSFLVYWHHWHVNGKEIELKSDEPTIAGYILERLKEKKPLDVEVRAMDAMLTLYAEHEFNASTFANRITASTLSDIYSCMTTGIGTLKGPLHGGANEVAIKFVLGFSDVDDALKSVDELFAKKEKIMGFGHRVYRNVDPRSPIGHQLAAELKELPTSDPKLYDIAAAVRDKVKADKGLPDNIDFFGGLIYHYMQIERLYYTPLFIMSRAAGWAAHAFEQRANNRIIRPGSEYTGVEPRDFVPMEER comes from the coding sequence ATGAGTGGATTAGCAGGTGTTATAGCTGGAGAATCAGCAATTTGTACATGTGGTTTAGGAAACGGTCTTAACTATAGAGGTTATGATATTGCAGACTTAGCATTAAAATGTGATTTTGAAGAGGTTGCATACCTTTTATTAGAGGGAGAACTACCAAACAAAGCTCAATTAGAAGAGTTTACAGCAAAAATTGTTGCAGGTAGAGATTTACCTCAAAATGTAAAAGATGTTTTAAAAGCATTACCAGCTTCATCTCATCCAATGGATGTAATGAAGACTGCAACATCAGCATTAGGTTGTGTTGAACCTGAGCAAACAGATTTTTCTGACCAAATGGACAAAATATTAAGACTTCTTGGAGCATTTCCATCATTTTTAGTATATTGGCATCACTGGCATGTAAATGGTAAAGAGATTGAATTAAAATCTGATGAACCAACAATTGCTGGATATATTTTAGAAAGACTAAAAGAGAAAAAACCACTTGATGTTGAAGTAAGAGCAATGGATGCTATGTTAACTTTATATGCTGAGCATGAGTTTAATGCATCAACATTTGCAAACAGAATCACAGCTTCTACATTGTCAGATATTTATTCTTGTATGACTACTGGTATTGGTACATTAAAAGGTCCATTACATGGTGGAGCAAATGAAGTTGCAATTAAATTTGTACTTGGATTTAGTGATGTTGATGATGCACTAAAATCTGTAGATGAATTATTTGCAAAAAAAGAAAAAATCATGGGATTTGGACATAGAGTTTATAGAAATGTTGACCCAAGATCTCCAATTGGACACCAATTAGCAGCAGAACTTAAAGAGCTTCCAACAAGTGATCCAAAACTTTATGATATTGCAGCAGCAGTAAGAGATAAAGTAAAAGCAGATAAAGGTTTACCTGATAATATCGATTTCTTCGGTGGTCTTATCTATCACTATATGCAAATTGAAAGATTATATTATACTCCATTATTCATCATGTCAAGAGCTGCTGGATGGGCTGCTCACGCATTTGAACAAAGAGCAAATAATAGAATTATCAGACCAGGTTCTGAATATACTGGTGTTGAGCCAAGAGATTTCGTTCCTATGGAAGAGAGATAA
- a CDS encoding NnrS family protein, which translates to MQFSTSIQDNTSKQTWWERFTSQPHQLFFTSAIFFAIFIMVLTLFSLLGKINLDFALIHGFGLNYGLFTNAFLGFLITVMPKYNSSIVIKRDKYLQAWIIYQVGIFCSLFLSIVIGKILVSLVMFYFVKLFHNSIKEGKALVKTDSKYINLILFIGASLLFIEAITFYNLSTLIFFTYLLSMVFIIALRMIPAFYFAYTKITPWQRPEYIRPISFILLSITGISMQFQFDFILKIISFTSLLFFGFVIYKLNLLKKTPPLISVLVVSLIWFEIAYISLFIESIVTAYSFKLSFHIFAIGFVTTLLIGFGSRVVMGHAVPPQAMVADKITISLFFLTQIVLISRVIVSISFIAHLDIFTIFLHLSSTLWIVMFIIWTIRYGKTLIRIKS; encoded by the coding sequence ATGCAGTTTTCAACATCTATTCAAGACAACACTTCAAAACAAACATGGTGGGAAAGATTCACTTCTCAACCACATCAACTTTTTTTTACTTCAGCTATATTTTTTGCAATATTTATTATGGTATTAACTCTATTCTCACTTTTAGGAAAAATAAATTTAGATTTTGCACTTATTCATGGTTTTGGACTAAACTATGGATTGTTTACAAATGCATTTTTGGGCTTTTTAATAACAGTAATGCCAAAATACAACTCATCTATAGTCATAAAAAGAGATAAATATTTACAAGCATGGATTATATATCAAGTAGGTATATTCTGTAGTTTATTTTTAAGTATAGTAATTGGTAAAATTTTAGTTTCTCTAGTAATGTTTTATTTTGTGAAACTTTTTCACAATAGCATAAAAGAGGGGAAAGCCCTTGTTAAAACAGATAGTAAATATATAAACCTTATACTATTTATTGGGGCATCTTTGTTGTTTATTGAAGCTATTACTTTCTACAATTTATCAACTTTAATATTTTTTACTTATCTTTTATCAATGGTATTTATTATCGCTCTTAGAATGATTCCAGCATTTTATTTTGCATATACAAAAATCACTCCTTGGCAAAGACCTGAATATATTAGACCTATCTCTTTTATATTATTAAGTATAACTGGAATATCAATGCAATTTCAATTTGATTTTATTCTTAAAATCATATCATTTACCTCTCTTTTATTCTTTGGTTTTGTAATATATAAATTAAATCTTTTAAAAAAAACACCACCTTTAATCAGTGTATTAGTTGTGAGTTTAATTTGGTTTGAGATTGCTTATATCTCTTTATTTATTGAATCTATTGTTACAGCCTACAGTTTCAAACTTTCATTTCATATATTTGCAATTGGGTTTGTTACAACCTTGCTAATTGGATTTGGAAGTAGAGTTGTTATGGGACATGCTGTACCACCACAAGCAATGGTTGCGGATAAGATTACTATATCGTTGTTTTTTTTAACACAGATAGTTTTAATCTCAAGAGTTATAGTTTCTATAAGTTTTATTGCCCATTTAGATATTTTTACTATCTTTTTACACTTAAGTTCAACACTTTGGATAGTTATGTTTATTATTTGGACTATCAGATATGGAAAAACATTAATTAGAATAAAAAGTTAG
- the acnD gene encoding Fe/S-dependent 2-methylisocitrate dehydratase AcnD has protein sequence MTNEKYLKDLDGIDGVKYYDVKSAVEDITPGSFEKLNYTSRVLAENLIRKCPSEDLKDSLIQLIEKRTDKDFPWYPSRVICHDILGLTAFVDLAGLREAVASKGGNPDKVNPVVPTQLIVDHSLAVECGGYDPDAFQKNRDIEDRRNADRFHFINWTKEAFNNVDVIPPGNGIMHQINLEKMSPVVHLNDGIASPDTLVGTDSHTPHVDALGVIAVGVGGLEAENVMLGNPSYMRVPEIVGVEIVGDRAPGITATDIALSITSFLRENNVISAYLEFFGSGIKYLNLGDRATIANMTPEYGASAGMFAIDEQTIKYLKVTGREQKQVELVEAYAKANGLWADQFDKATYARTLKFDLSSVTRSLAGPSKPHKLVPTSTLREEGIVKEWTQEGDFIPDGGILIAAITSCTNTSNPRNVIAAGLLAKKANELGLQRKPWVKSSLAPGSKVIEVYLKESGLLPEMEKLGFGVVGFACTTCNGMSGALDPKIQQEVIDRDIYSTAVLSGNRNFDGRIHPYVKEAFLASPALVVAYALAGTVRFDIENDSLGKDKDGNDIKLADLWPSDEEIDEIEKNYIKPEMYNAIYEPMFNRDGLTAVKAEPFYKWNPNSTYIQKPPYWEDEYMQMPALKGLRPLGVFPDNITTDHLSPSNAILPESASGEYCISKGLPIEDLNSYATHRGDHNTASRATLANPKLFNEMVKDENGDVKQGSLTKIMPEGKESRMWEAIEEYNNRKQPLIIIAGTNYGQGSSRDWAAKGVRLAGVEVLIAESIERIHRTNLVGMGVLPLQFKEGDTRFTYNINGTETFDIEGEITPRCDLTVVMTRENGEVVKFPVLCRLDTSAEVEVYKNGGILQKFAKDVVAEG, from the coding sequence ATGACAAACGAAAAATATCTTAAAGACCTTGATGGTATAGATGGTGTTAAGTATTATGATGTTAAATCAGCGGTAGAAGATATTACTCCTGGTTCATTCGAAAAACTTAACTATACTTCAAGAGTTTTAGCAGAGAACTTAATTAGAAAATGTCCAAGTGAGGACTTAAAAGATTCACTTATTCAATTAATTGAAAAAAGAACAGATAAAGATTTCCCTTGGTACCCAAGTAGAGTTATCTGTCATGATATCTTAGGTCTAACTGCATTTGTTGACCTAGCTGGTCTTAGAGAAGCAGTAGCTTCAAAAGGTGGGAACCCTGATAAAGTTAATCCAGTTGTTCCAACTCAATTAATCGTTGACCACTCATTAGCAGTTGAATGTGGTGGATATGATCCAGATGCATTCCAAAAAAATAGAGATATTGAAGATAGAAGAAATGCAGATAGATTCCACTTTATTAACTGGACAAAAGAAGCATTTAACAACGTAGATGTTATCCCTCCAGGTAATGGTATTATGCACCAAATTAACCTAGAGAAAATGTCTCCAGTAGTACATTTAAATGATGGAATTGCTAGTCCTGATACACTAGTTGGTACAGATTCTCATACTCCACATGTTGATGCACTTGGTGTTATTGCTGTTGGTGTTGGTGGATTAGAAGCTGAAAATGTAATGCTTGGAAATCCATCTTATATGAGAGTTCCTGAAATCGTTGGTGTAGAGATAGTGGGAGATAGAGCTCCTGGAATCACTGCAACGGATATTGCACTATCAATTACATCTTTCCTAAGAGAAAACAATGTTATCTCTGCATACTTAGAGTTCTTTGGATCAGGTATCAAATACCTTAACTTAGGTGATAGAGCTACTATTGCAAATATGACTCCTGAATATGGAGCAAGTGCTGGTATGTTTGCCATTGATGAACAAACAATCAAATACTTAAAAGTAACAGGTAGAGAGCAAAAGCAAGTTGAACTTGTAGAAGCTTACGCTAAAGCAAATGGTTTATGGGCAGATCAATTTGACAAAGCTACATATGCTAGAACTTTAAAATTTGATTTATCATCTGTTACAAGATCTTTAGCAGGTCCTTCTAAACCACATAAATTAGTTCCAACTTCAACACTTAGAGAAGAAGGTATTGTAAAAGAGTGGACTCAAGAGGGAGACTTTATTCCAGATGGTGGTATTTTAATTGCTGCTATTACTTCATGTACAAACACTTCAAACCCAAGAAACGTAATCGCGGCTGGTTTACTTGCTAAAAAAGCAAATGAATTAGGATTGCAAAGAAAACCATGGGTTAAATCATCTTTAGCACCTGGGTCTAAAGTGATAGAAGTTTACTTAAAAGAATCAGGATTATTACCAGAAATGGAAAAACTAGGATTTGGTGTAGTTGGTTTTGCTTGTACTACTTGTAATGGTATGTCTGGAGCACTTGATCCAAAAATCCAACAAGAGGTTATTGATAGAGATATCTACTCAACAGCTGTTCTTTCAGGAAATAGAAACTTTGATGGTAGAATCCATCCATATGTAAAAGAGGCATTCTTAGCATCTCCAGCACTTGTTGTTGCATATGCCCTAGCAGGAACTGTTAGATTTGATATTGAAAATGACTCTTTAGGAAAAGATAAAGATGGAAATGATATCAAATTAGCTGATTTATGGCCATCGGATGAAGAAATTGATGAGATTGAGAAAAACTACATCAAACCAGAGATGTATAATGCTATCTATGAGCCAATGTTCAATAGAGATGGATTAACAGCAGTTAAAGCTGAGCCATTTTATAAATGGAATCCAAACTCTACATATATTCAAAAACCACCGTATTGGGAAGATGAATATATGCAAATGCCAGCACTAAAAGGTTTAAGACCACTTGGTGTATTCCCAGATAATATCACAACAGATCACTTATCTCCGTCAAATGCAATTTTACCTGAGTCTGCTTCTGGTGAATATTGTATCTCAAAAGGTCTTCCAATAGAAGATTTAAACTCTTATGCAACACATAGAGGGGATCACAATACAGCTTCAAGGGCAACTTTAGCAAATCCAAAACTATTTAACGAAATGGTTAAAGATGAAAATGGAGATGTTAAACAAGGTTCTTTAACTAAAATTATGCCAGAAGGTAAAGAATCAAGAATGTGGGAAGCTATTGAAGAGTATAACAATAGAAAGCAACCACTTATTATCATTGCTGGTACTAACTATGGTCAAGGGTCATCAAGAGACTGGGCTGCAAAAGGTGTTAGACTTGCTGGTGTTGAAGTACTTATTGCTGAATCTATTGAAAGAATCCATAGAACTAACCTTGTTGGTATGGGTGTATTACCATTACAATTCAAAGAGGGTGATACTAGATTTACTTACAATATCAATGGTACTGAAACTTTTGATATAGAAGGTGAAATCACTCCAAGATGTGATTTAACTGTAGTAATGACTAGAGAAAATGGTGAAGTTGTTAAATTCCCAGTTTTATGTAGACTTGATACTTCTGCTGAAGTTGAAGTTTATAAAAACGGTGGTATTTTACAAAAATTCGCTAAAGATGTTGTGGCTGAAGGTTAA
- the prpB gene encoding methylisocitrate lyase, giving the protein MSAGKKFREALAEEKPLQIVGTINAYQALQATKVGHKAIYLSGGGIANASYGLPDLGMTMIEDVCIDIRRITSICDTPLIVDADTGWGHAFNVARTVKEFIRSGAAGLHIEDQVAAKRCGHRPNKELVSTEEMCDRIRAAVDAKMELDPDFYIIARTDAHASEGQEAAVSRALAYVEAGADAIFAEAIHTLKEYKEFTEKMSVPVLANITEFGATPMFTTEELAEVGIDMVLYPLSAFRAMNKAALNVYQELKDKGTQEGVLDTMQTRMELYDMLGYHDYEQKMDELFSKGKAK; this is encoded by the coding sequence ATGAGCGCAGGAAAAAAATTTAGAGAAGCACTTGCAGAAGAAAAACCTTTACAAATTGTAGGTACTATTAATGCTTACCAAGCATTACAAGCTACAAAAGTAGGACACAAAGCAATTTACCTTTCAGGTGGAGGTATCGCAAACGCATCATATGGTTTACCAGATTTAGGTATGACAATGATTGAAGATGTATGTATTGATATTAGAAGAATTACTTCTATTTGTGATACTCCATTAATCGTAGATGCTGATACAGGTTGGGGACATGCATTTAATGTTGCAAGAACTGTTAAAGAGTTCATTAGATCTGGAGCTGCTGGATTACATATTGAAGACCAAGTTGCTGCAAAAAGATGTGGACACAGACCAAACAAAGAATTAGTTTCAACTGAAGAGATGTGTGACAGAATTAGAGCTGCAGTTGATGCAAAAATGGAATTAGATCCTGATTTTTATATCATTGCAAGAACAGATGCACATGCATCAGAAGGACAAGAAGCAGCAGTTTCTAGAGCATTAGCATATGTTGAGGCTGGAGCAGATGCAATTTTCGCTGAAGCAATTCATACATTAAAAGAGTATAAAGAATTTACAGAAAAAATGTCAGTACCTGTATTAGCAAATATTACAGAATTTGGAGCAACTCCAATGTTCACAACTGAAGAGTTGGCAGAAGTTGGTATTGATATGGTTCTTTACCCATTATCAGCATTTAGAGCAATGAACAAAGCTGCATTAAATGTATACCAAGAATTAAAAGACAAAGGTACACAAGAAGGTGTTCTTGATACTATGCAAACAAGAATGGAACTATACGATATGTTAGGGTACCATGATTATGAGCAAAAAATGGATGAACTATTTTCTAAGGGAAAAGCAAAATAG
- a CDS encoding GGDEF domain-containing protein, giving the protein MKKILLVTFLLLFPSFLLSYNEKVYKVVIRKDWKPYYFINKNGKPDGFAIELFEKVAKKAKIKYKYIIIDDLKEIMSFFKDEKVDILPSIGISSNRKDLFLFTQPTDSFLVNIYKNKSSKNISDLKDIKGKSIGLVVDNICGQLIDKNLYNRYFYHNYNDLITALNNGQIDAFCYPKPLIERKLDLNENIVSLNKSLKEIKRAIGISKQNFHLLPIFNDALTELKLTGELDNLTEKWFDKHNYIELTKNETIFLILSFIGISFTILVVIFYILSKKRWLVTKDMLEEEIRKKTNALMIQNKRLKNIHRKLKEQSNIDPLTKVYNRKFYNEKIKELLSLYNRYENTFTYLMFDIDDFKKINDIYGHIIGDEVLIKLSNIVSEKIRINDYFFRIGGEEFVILLSDTSLEESKTVACKIKDSISEEIKILDSLKVTISVGLTEVKKDDVEESIYKRADKNMYKAKNSGKNRVICEDDSL; this is encoded by the coding sequence ATGAAAAAAATATTATTAGTTACTTTTCTTTTACTTTTTCCTAGCTTTCTCTTATCTTATAACGAGAAAGTTTACAAAGTAGTAATAAGAAAAGATTGGAAACCTTATTATTTTATAAACAAGAATGGTAAGCCTGATGGGTTTGCAATTGAACTATTTGAGAAAGTGGCAAAAAAAGCTAAAATAAAATATAAATATATAATTATTGATGATTTAAAAGAAATAATGAGTTTCTTCAAAGATGAAAAAGTAGATATATTACCAAGTATAGGAATAAGTTCAAATAGAAAAGATTTATTTCTATTTACTCAGCCTACAGATAGTTTTTTAGTAAATATCTATAAAAACAAATCTTCTAAAAATATTTCTGATTTAAAAGATATAAAAGGGAAAAGTATTGGTTTAGTTGTTGATAATATTTGTGGGCAATTGATTGATAAAAATTTATATAATAGATATTTTTATCATAATTATAATGATTTAATTACTGCTTTGAATAATGGTCAAATAGATGCTTTTTGTTATCCAAAACCCTTGATAGAAAGAAAATTAGATTTAAATGAAAATATTGTATCTTTAAATAAGTCATTAAAAGAGATAAAAAGAGCAATAGGAATTTCAAAACAAAATTTTCACCTTTTGCCTATATTTAATGATGCTTTAACCGAATTAAAATTAACTGGTGAATTAGATAATCTGACTGAAAAATGGTTTGATAAACACAATTATATAGAGTTGACAAAAAATGAAACAATTTTTTTAATACTTAGTTTTATAGGTATTAGTTTTACAATTTTAGTAGTTATATTTTATATATTAAGTAAAAAAAGATGGTTAGTAACTAAAGATATGTTAGAAGAAGAGATTAGAAAAAAAACTAATGCACTTATGATTCAAAATAAAAGATTAAAAAATATCCATAGAAAATTGAAAGAACAATCAAATATAGATCCTTTAACAAAAGTATACAATAGAAAATTTTATAATGAAAAAATTAAAGAGTTATTATCTTTATATAATAGATATGAAAATACTTTTACATATTTGATGTTTGATATTGATGATTTTAAAAAGATAAATGATATTTATGGTCATATAATTGGTGATGAAGTATTAATTAAGTTATCTAATATAGTAAGTGAAAAGATTAGAATAAACGATTATTTTTTTAGAATTGGTGGTGAAGAATTTGTTATTTTATTGTCCGATACTAGCTTGGAAGAGAGTAAAACTGTAGCTTGTAAAATAAAAGATTCTATTTCAGAAGAGATAAAAATTTTAGACTCTTTAAAAGTTACAATTAGTGTTGGTTTAACTGAAGTAAAAAAAGATGATGTAGAAGAGAGTATTTATAAAAGAGCAGATAAAAATATGTATAAAGCTAAAAATAGTGGGAAAAATAGGGTTATATGTGAAGATGATAGTTTATAA
- a CDS encoding EF-hand domain-containing protein — protein MKTLIKVSALFSTILCSLLIFSSLSIAQDLPQRGPIPFATYDVNSDGFVSQEEFYNLRAKRIQQKVDQGMPMRNVGNSPDFELFDTNGDGKLTELELIKGQNAMMQNRKQNKGNKSKGFGGKGMMQQQ, from the coding sequence ATGAAAACTTTAATTAAAGTTAGTGCACTTTTCAGCACGATTTTATGTTCGTTATTGATTTTTTCAAGTTTAAGTATAGCGCAAGATTTACCACAAAGAGGTCCTATACCTTTTGCTACATATGATGTAAATTCAGATGGATTTGTTTCCCAAGAAGAATTTTATAATTTAAGAGCAAAACGTATTCAACAAAAAGTTGACCAAGGAATGCCTATGAGAAATGTAGGGAATTCTCCTGACTTTGAACTTTTTGATACAAATGGTGATGGAAAGTTAACTGAACTTGAACTAATTAAAGGTCAAAATGCTATGATGCAAAATAGAAAACAAAACAAAGGTAATAAATCTAAAGGTTTTGGTGGCAAAGGCATGATGCAACAACAATAG